The following nucleotide sequence is from Rubrobacter radiotolerans DSM 5868.
TCCTTCCCGACGGAGAGCAGCCCGGAGAGTGGAGCGTGCAGGTCCGCCAGGCCGGGCACGGCACGACGACGAGCGTCGAGGTTACGGAGGATGAGGCGGTGATCGGGACCGAGCGGACGAGCAGCGCCGGGCGGAGCCCGCTCCAGACGGGGCTGATGGCCGCTCTCGGGCTCTGGGGCTTTATCGGGACGGCTCTGTTCTTCTTGAGGCGGCGCGGGTAGTGCACGTCCCGGACGGCATCCTGCCCGCGAGCGTGTGCCTCGGCGGGTACGCCCTCGCCGGAGCCGCGACGTGGTACTCGCTTAGGAGGATAGGGCGCAAAGAAGACCCGAGGGCCGGCATACCGCGGGCCGCGCTGTTCACGGGCGTGTTCTTTGTCGCCTCGCTCGTGCACGTGCCGGTCCCGCCGGTGAGCGTGCACCTGATCCTCAACGGTCTTCTCGGGGTCGCGCTAGGTATGTATGCCTTCCCGGCGATACTCGTCGGGCTCTTCTTTCAGGCGCTGATGTTCGGGCACGGCGGACTCACGACCCTCGGGGTGAACGCCTCGATGATGGGTTTTCCGGCGATGATCGCGTACGGGATCTTCCGTCTCGGCTACCTCTCGAACCTCACGGGAAAGGTCTGGACCGGCGTCTTCGGTTTCCTCGGAGGGTTCTTCGGGCTCGCAATAGCCGCCGGCATACTCTTCGCGCTCCTGATCGGGACCGTCCCGACAACGCTCGACGTCGGAACAGAAAGG
It contains:
- the cbiM gene encoding cobalt transporter CbiM; translated protein: MHVPDGILPASVCLGGYALAGAATWYSLRRIGRKEDPRAGIPRAALFTGVFFVASLVHVPVPPVSVHLILNGLLGVALGMYAFPAILVGLFFQALMFGHGGLTTLGVNASMMGFPAMIAYGIFRLGYLSNLTGKVWTGVFGFLGGFFGLAIAAGILFALLIGTVPTTLDVGTERAAITALVLAHLPLAVIEGVFTATVVLFLYRVAPALIGLPKPPKPAVDEAAPAVASLQEGR